A genomic segment from Torulaspora globosa chromosome 3, complete sequence encodes:
- a CDS encoding CBM21 domain-containing protein (ancestral locus Anc_7.230): MYIKAEKVTNDHQTRHDKLRPTLNLMARRAQTNNLSSINSLNFLHKPQRVSHLKTNLFPEEEIVKNTNLNKRLDSSPSSPTGTRDDAGAYDEQLAFAPVYKKSGELVKSSLKRRSKSLPTSPYVGSENRSLAAAARPPGLQRSKSVHFDHKTPVKYFCEDESPIDVSSHSEKTEDISYQHKPVKSIYDSGLDDAEDEFLSMGIDRLRLQPPAAGDGPAARAPSSLRKSKRFSQLLKTSSAAAAPAQAPAPSPDNRIVGLYSRNFPILSNKNPKALKLNIFINLSRDKKCFLQDLTLCARKGSTADRVIAGRILVKNIFYDKRVVVRYTWDQWRTAHDVESVYVSDGDAILPGTNMDLFHFRIDDLPHEHPHAHLEFCIHYVVRNDRVRQEYWDNNDAQNYKVDCVFEGFHNPFT; encoded by the coding sequence ATGTACATAAAGGCTGAAAAGGTCACCAATGACCACCAGACACGTCACGACAAACTCCGACCAACGCTCAATCTGATGGCCCGCAGGGCACAGACGAACAACCTGTCGTCGATCAACTCGCTGAACTTCCTGCACAAGCCGCAGAGGGTGTCGCACCTGAAGACGAACCTGTTCCCCGAAGAGGAGATCGTCAAGAACACGAATCTGAACAAGCGGCTGGATTCGTCGCCTAGCAGCCCCACCGGCACGCGGGACGATGCCGGGGCGTACGACGAGCAGCTGGCGTTCGCGCCCGTGTACAAGAAGTCCGGCGAGCTCGTCAAGAGCTCGCTGAAAAGACGGTCAAAGTCGCTGCCCACCTCGCCGTACGTCGGGAGCGAGAACAGGAGCCTCGCGGCGGCCGCGAGGCCTCCGGGGCTGCAGCGCAGCAAGAGCGTGCATTTCGACCACAAGACGCCGGTCAAGTACTTCTGCGAGGACGAGAGCCCGATCGACGTGAGCTCGCACTCGGAGAAAACCGAGGACATCAGCTACCAGCACAAGCCCGTCAAGAGCATCTACGACAGCGGGCTCGACGACGCGGAAGACGAGTTCCTGTCGATGGGCATCGACCGTCTGCGGCTGCAGCCGCCCGCGGCGGGCGACGGGCCCGCGGCGCGGGCCCCGAGCTCGCTGCGCAAGAGCAAGCGGTTCAGCCAGCTGCTCAAGACGAGCTCCGCGGCGGCGGCGCCGGCCCAGGCCCCCGCACCCAGCCCCGACAACCGCATAGTCGGCCTCTACAGCCGCAACTTCCCGATCCTCAGCAACAAGAACCCAAAGGCATTGAAACTCAACATATTCATTAACCTGTCACGTGACAAAAAGTGCTTCCTCCAGGACCTCACGCTGTGCGCCCGCAAGGGCAGCACGGCGGACCGTGTGATCGCAGGCCGCATTCTGGTCAAGAACATCTTCTACGACAAGCGTGTCGTCGTGCGGTACACCTGGGACCAGTGGCGCACCGCGCACGACGTCGAGAGCGTCTACGTGAGCGACGGCGATGCGATCCTCCCGGGCACCAACATGGACCTCTTCCACTTCCGCATCGACGACCTGCCGCACGAGCACCCACACGCGCATCTCGAGTTCTGCATCCACTACGTCGTGCGCAACGACCGCGTCCGCCAGGAGTACTGGGACAACAATGACGCACAAAATTACAAGGTCGACTGCGTGTTTGAGGGATTCCACAATCCGTTCACGTGA
- the NEO1 gene encoding aminophospholipid-translocating P4-type ATPase NEO1 (ancestral locus Anc_7.234) yields the protein MSYSALPRTDRSDSFNIISQQKNKSKESFDLQFDDSLDAALDNLQINHTSLSGGLDSGWDTRNSVESFELRTMNENDGFDMKAHKHSRPHSKPLLEESWNAVATEAQQNYKGSLPHPKNSGFLNRFNNMFGPQSGLGKYQSTSTIELNDNNIDREIHPDTTPTFDRNKYPSNQISNAKYNAFTFIPTLLYEQFKFFFNLYFLAVALSQAVPALRIGYLSSYVVPLAFVLTVTMAKEAMDDIQRRRRDNESNSELYTILNKSRLVASKDLKVGDLIRVKKGSRIPADSILLQSSEPSGEAFIKTDQLDGETDWKLRIACPLTQNLPQDDLLNKISITASAPEKSIHRFLGKVTYKNSTSSPLSVDNTLWANTVLASSGYCIACVIYTGPDTRQAMNTTAPKVKTGLLELEINSISKVLCACVFILSILLVAFAGVRNPDWYVDIMRYLILFSTIIPVSLRVNLDLAKSVYAHQIEHDDAIPETVVRTSTIPEDLGRIEYLLSDKTGTLTQNDMQLKKIHLGSVSYTAETIDIVSDYIQNLNKSVVPLSTSRRDISTRVRDMIVTLALCHNVTPTFEEDRLMYQAASPDEIAIVKFTESVGLSLFKRDRHSITLLHEHSGDTLHYDILQVFPFNSDTKRMGIIVYDKQKEEYWFLEKGADTVMKNIVERNDWLEEETGNMAREGLRTLVIGRKQLTSQDYDEFRKKYDEASVSMLNRDKQISNVVEGLLEKNLELLGMTGVEDKLQKDVKSSIELLRNAGIKIWMLTGDKVETARCVSISAKLISRGQYVHTISNLHEPEGAMDKLDYLKMNKNSCLIIDGDSLGMFLKYHKDEFFKVAAGIPSVIACRCTPQQKADVALVIRELTGKRVCCIGDGGNDVSMIQSADVGVGIVGKEGKQASLAADFSITQFCHLTELLLWHGRNSYKRSAKLSQFVMHRGLIIAICQAVFSICSSFEPIALYQGWLMVGYATCYTMAPVFSMTLDHDIDKSLTKIYPELYKDLTEGKSLSYKTFFVWVALSLFQGCVIQGSAQNFTSLAELDFKKMVSISFSALVLNELIMVALEINTWNGTMIASELATLILYIFSVPFLGEYFDLSYVTTLKFFGICLFILSISIFPVWAAKAIHRKLHPPSYAKVQEFSTV from the coding sequence ATGTCATATTCAGCATTACCTAGAACCGATAGATCAGACTCATTTAATATAATATCGCAACAAAAGAACAAAAGTAAAGAGTCTTTTGATTTACAGTTTGACGATTCTCTCGACGCAGCTTTGGATAATCTGCAGATCAATCATACATCTCTCAGTGGTGGACTAGATAGCGGTTGGGATACTAGGAACTCTgttgaaagctttgaatTAAGAACCATGAATGAAAACGATGGATTTGATATGAAGGCTCACAAACATTCTAGACCACACAGTAAACCACTGCTAGAAGAATCGTGGAATGCAGTGGCAACGGAGGCACAGCAGAATTATAAGGgttctcttcctcatccgAAGAATAGTGGGTTTCTCAATCGGTTCAATAATATGTTTGGCCCGCAGAGTGGGCTGGGCAAGTACCAATCGACCTCGACAATCGAATTAAACGATAATAACATTGATAGAGAAATCCATCCCGATACGACACCGACCTTTGACAGGAACAAGTACCCGAGCAACCAAATATCCAACGCGAAGTACAACGCATTCACTTTTATACCAACTCTGCTTTACGAACAGTTCAAATTCTTTTTCAACCTGTATTTTCTGGCGGTTGCTCTCTCACAGGCTGTACCAGCCTTAAGAATCGGGTATCTGTCATCCTATGTGGTTCCGCTGGCATTTGTGTTGACAGTTACAATGGCAAAGGAAGCTATGGATGACATACAAAGAAGGAGACGTGATAATGAATCGAATAGCGAGCTTTACACCATACTGAACAAGTCTCGGCTGGTTGCAAGCAAAGATCTTAAAGTCGGCGATTTAATCAGGGTTAAAAAAGGCTCAAGAATTCCAGCTGACTCGATATTACTTCAATCTAGCGAGCCCTCTGGTGAGGCTTTCATCAAAACGGACCAACTGGATGGTGAAACTGACTGGAAACTTCGAATCGCATGCCCACTGACTCAAAACTTACCACAGGACgatctgttgaacaaaATCAGTATTACAGCATCTGCTCCGGAAAAGTCTATCCAcagatttcttggcaaggTGACGTATAAAAATTCCACTTCGAGTCCTCTCTCTGTTGACAACACCCTGTGGGCTAACACCGTATTGGCCTCTAGCGGTTACTGCATTGCATGTGTTATTTACACTGGCCCAGATACTAGACAAGCTATGAACACCACTGCTCCGAAAGTTAAAACAGGTTTGCTTGAATTGGAGATCAACAGCATTTCAAAGGTCCTGTGCGCTTGTGTTTTCATTCTCTCCATTCTGCTGGTTGCGTTTGCTGGTGTTCGCAATCCAGATTGGTACGTTGATATAATGAGATATCTGATTCTCTTCTCAACTATTATTCCCGTTTCTTTGAGAGTCAATTTGGACCTAGCAAAGTCAGTATATGCCCACCAAATTGAGCACGATGATGCCATACCAGAGACCGTGGTCAGGACAAGCACTATACCTGAGGATCTGGGACGTATCGAGTACCTTTTAAGTGACAAGACTGGGACGCTAACTCAAAATGATAtgcagctgaagaaaattcACCTGGGTTCAGTTTCATATACTGCGGAGACCATCGATATTGTATCTGACTACATCCAAAACCTAAACAAATCCGTTGTACCCCTTTCAACATCGAGGCGCGATATAAGTACCAGAGTGCGTGACATGATTGTAACTTTAGCTTTATGCCATAATGTCACTCCAACATTCGAAGAAGACAGACTCATGTACCAAGCGGCCTCTCCGGATGAAATTGCTATTGTGAAGTTTACAGAATCTGTTGGGCTTTCATTATTTAAAAGAGACAGGCATTCTATCACTCTGTTGCACGAACATTCGGGCGACACCTTGCATTACGACATTTTACAGGTTTTTCCATTCAATTCTGATACGAAGCGGATGGGTATCATTGTTTATGATAAGCAGAAGGAAGAATATTGGTTTCTTGAGAAGGGTGCTGATACTGTTATGAAGAAcattgttgaaagaaatgACTGGCTAGAGGAAGAAACGGGAAATATGGCACGCGAAGGTTTACGCACCTTAGTAATAGGTCGTAAACAGCTTACATCTCAGGATTATGACGAGTTCCGTAAGAAATACGACGAGGCCTCGGTTTCCATGTTAAATCGCGACAAACAAATAAGCAACGTTGTTGAGGGCCTTCTAGAAAAAAACTTGGAGCTTCTGGGGATGACTGGCGTAGAAGATAAACTGCAGAAAGACGTCAAGTCTTCGATTGAGCTACTAAGAAATGCAGGTATCAAAATCTGGATGCTAACTGGTGATAAAGTCGAAACTGCTCGCTGCGTTTCAATCAGTGCAAAACTGATTTCTAGAGGCCAGTATGTTCACACAATCTCCAACCTACATGAACCAGAAGGAGCCATGGATAAGCTGGACTATCTCAAGATGAACAAGAACTCCTGTCTCATAATCGACGGAGACTCATTAGGTatgttcttgaaatacCATAAGGACgaattcttcaaggtgGCAGCCGGTATCCCTTCTGTTATAGCTTGCAGATGCACACCACAACAGAAGGCTGACGTCGCCTTGGTTATTCGTGAGTTGACTGGAAAGAGAGTCTGCTGCATAGGAGATGGAGGTAATGATGTCTCTATGATCCAGAGCGCAGATGTAGGTGTCGGGATTGTGGGCAAAGAAGGGAAGCAGGCATCTCTTGCGGCTGATTTTTCCATCACTCAGTTTTGCCATCTAACTGAGCTACTCTTATGGCATGGTAGAAACTCCTACAAACGTTCTGCTAAACTGTCACAATTCGTTATGCATAGGGGGCTAATTATTGCGATATGTCAAGCAGTGTTTTCGATATGCTCCAGTTTTGAGCCCATCGCATTATACCAAGGATGGCTGATGGTCGGATATGCTACGTGCTATACTATGGCTCCCGTCTTTTCCATGACCCTAGATCACGATATTGACAAATCACTAACAAAAATCTACCCTGAACTTTACAAGGACTTGACCGAGGGTAAGAGTCTTTCTTATAAGACATTTTTCGTGTGGGTAGCCCTGTCCTTGTTCCAAGGATGCGTTATTCAGGGATCGGCCCAGAACTTCACAAGCCTCGCCGAGTtggacttcaagaagatggTTTCAATTAGTTTTAGCGCACTGGTACTGAATGAGTTGATCATGGTGGCATTGGAGATCAATACCTGGAATGGGACGATGATAGCTTCTGAGCTTGCAACTCTGATTCTATACATTTTTTCTGTTCCATTTTTAGGAGAATACTTCGATCTGTCCTATGTGACCACCTTAAAATTCTTCGGGATCTGTCTGTTCATTTTGTCCATATCTATATTCCCCGTTTGGGCAGCTAAAGCTATTCATCGCAAGCTCCATCCCCCAAGTTACGCTAAAGTTCAAGAGTTTTCGACAGTTTAA
- the SYG1 gene encoding Syg1p (ancestral locus Anc_7.233) yields the protein MKFGDHLDESTVPEWKDKYINYKLGKKKLKVYKRNLEQQASSDVSKFGNASSTGLRAPNLSYYDQGARLRRNEGFSTSLDSNQYNVLQRKYVQDFIQHWLVSEELAKCNDFYSWLLEECRRKFLVLEEQLKCYQSHASSDAMSAPSDLSDRDGRGPDYGSIGNIPNAAGSEIVGFARKIEQFLQKHDLMPSWPKGLPLVRENIFTAHTGKETFGRNSMAVTTHQAQRMLGDALIEYYQFLQLVKTYRDLNVTGFRKMVKKFDKACKTSEQANFMEYAGEHSLLFKHVQANIQLMAQKMKQTSSAQATGDLKVSNEAEDPLTWWETIVTEWYVKDLARSSSAQKRHTQRLKKLAIQYTLNEQMIHRNNRAIAQMFFSGIGLGVSAAFIIYTLYLAFFSPYDSNLHTILFPLWGGWYMVLLSALLFLFNCYIWHRTGINYRFIMLGEIQAKNGTQLFNNDFAMSAISLKLYFSTFFLVACAVCAVMSFHWNQLTPYGLIYLGIVCFLFICPNGIFPYFDKLVESRKWMATTLIRLVLSGLYPVEFGDFFIGDIICSLTYSMSDIALFFCYYSKTANSLCGSSHSKAVGVLSCIPSYWRMAQCLRRLADSGDWFPHLLNAVKYAFGIAYYASLCAYRIASDKETVRKPFIVLATFNSTVTAIWDIVMDWSLLQTCGKNWMLRNDLYLAGRRDWKTGDYSFKGKIVYYLAMVWDVLIRFQWIVYALAPQTIQQNAVTTFILAVTEVLRRFIWIIFRVENEHVANVHLFKVTGEAPLPYPVQRPESEVGSLSRSKANSSFSLSQMYSNLEEPIAAYHSLIRRQTSLFGSLSRSIPWAHASDFQRPRTYSSNQQSTPQDSDSDSEMESVI from the coding sequence ATGAAGTTTGGGGATCATTTGGACGAGTCTACCGTGCCGGAATGGAAGGATAAGTACATTAATTATAAACTGGGcaagaaaaaattgaaagTTTATAAGAGAAATTTGGAACAGCAGGCTTCGAGCGATGTGAGTAAATTCGGGAACGCTAGCTCTACCGGTCTGAGGGCTCCTAACTTGTCGTACTACGATCAGGGCGCCCGACTGCGGCGTAATGAGGGTTTTAGCACTTCGCTGGATAGTAATCAGTACAATGTCTTGCAGAGAAAATACGTTCAGGATTTTATACAACACTGGTTGGTGTCGGAGGAGCTGGCGAAATGCAATGATTTCTATTCATGGCTTCTGGAAGAGTGCAGACGGAAGTTTCTGGTCTTGGAAGAGCAGTTGAAATGCTACCAGAGCCATGCTAGCAGTGATGCTATGTCGGCTCCTAGCGATCTCAGTGACCGCGACGGCCGGGGACCGGACTACGGCAGCATAGGCAACATTCCCAATGCTGCTGGCAGCGAGATCGTCGGCTTCGCCAGGAAAATAGAACAGTTCTTGCAGAAACATGATCTGATGCCCTCTTGGCCAAAAGGGTTGCCGCTGGTTCGTGAGAACATTTTCACGGCTCACACGGGCAAGGAGACGTTTGGCAGAAATTCAATGGCTGTCACTACGCATCAGGCACAGCGGATGCTCGGTGACGCGCTGATCGAGTATTACCAGTTCTTGCAACTGGTCAAGACTTACAGAGATCTGAACGTGACCGGGTTCCGCAAGATGGTTAAGAAATTCGACAAGGCCTGCAAGACCAGCGAGCAGGCCAATTTCATGGAGTATGCTGGTGAACACTCTCTTCTGTTCAAGCATGTGCAGGCAAACATACAACTCATGGCgcagaaaatgaagcaGACGTCAAGTGCCCAGGCTACCGGCGATCTAAAAGTGTCAAACGAAGCAGAAGATCCTTTGACATGGTGGGAGACAATAGTCACGGAATGGTACGTCAAGGACCTGGCTAGATCAAGTTCTGCGCAGAAAAGACATACTCAGCGATTGAAAAAACTTGCAATTCAGTACACGCTGAACGAACAGATGATTCACAGGAATAATAGGGCAATAGCCCAAATGTTCTTCTCTGGTATTGGACTGGGTGTGTCGGCTGCATTTATCATTTACACTCTTTACCTTGCATTTTTCTCACCTTATGATTCAAATCTGCATACTATACTCTTCCCACTTTGGGGTGGCTGGTATATGGTGTTATTAAGCGCGTTGCTCTTTTTGTTCAATTGTTACATCTGGCATAGAACAGGTATTAACTATCGCTTCATCATGCTGGGCGAAATACAGGCAAAAAATGGAACTCAGTTGTTTAACAATGATTTTGCAATGAGTGCCATTTCGTTAAAGCTATATTTCTCGACATTTTTTCTCGTCGCATGCGCCGTTTGCGCTGTTATGAGTTTCCATTGGAATCAATTAACACCCTATGGGCTTATTTACCTCGGTATCGtttgcttcctcttcatttgCCCCAATGGCATTTTCCCGTATTTCGATAAATTGGTCGAATCAAGGAAGTGGATGGCTACGACTTTGATCCGACTTGTGCTGTCAGGTTTGTATCCTGTGGAGTTTGgcgatttcttcattgGAGACATCATTTGCTCACTCACTTACTCAATGTCCGACATTGCTCTGTTTTTCTGTTATTATTCGAAGACAGCAAACTCTTTATGCGGATCCTCTCATTCAAAAGCTGTCGGTGTATTGTCCTGCATCCCCAGTTACTGGAGAATGGCTCAATGTTTGCGAAGACTAGCTGATTCAGGTGATTGGTTTCCTCATTTATTGAATGCCGTTAAATACGCTTTTGGTATTGCTTACTATGCCTCTCTCTGTGCCTATAGGATCGCGTCTGACAAGGAAACCGTGAGAAAGCCTTTCATCGTGCTTGCAACGTTTAACTCGACGGTAACAGCCATTTGGGACATTGTAATGGACTGGTCGCTACTTCAAACTTGTGGCAAGAACTGGATGTTGAGGAACGATTTGTACTTGGCCGGTAGGCGTGATTGGAAAACAGGAGATTACTCTTTCAAGGGAAAAATCGTCTATTATCTAGCCATGGTATGGGATGTGTTGATTAGATTTCAGTGGATTGTGTATGCGCTGGCGCCCCAAACCATTCAGCAAAATGCTGTGACCACTTTCATCTTAGCTGTAACCGAGGTTCTCAGGAGGTTCATATGGATTATATTCCGTGTAGAGAATGAGCATGTTGCCAATGTCCATTTATTCAAAGTCACCGGCGAAGCACCGCTGCCTTACCCAGTTCAACGACCAGAATCGGAGGTTGGTagtttatcaagaagcaaagcGAACAGTTCTTTTTCGTTGTCTCAGATGTATAGCAACCTGGAGGAGCCTATTGCTGCCTATCATTCTCTCATACGCAGACAAACTAGTCTTTTCGGCAGTCTATCGAGATCCATTCCCTGGGCACATGCCAGTGATTTCCAGAGACCTCGCACCTACTCTTCAAACCAACAATCTACTCCTCAAGACAGTGACAGTGACAGTGAAATGGAGAGTGTTATTTAA
- the MET30 gene encoding ubiquitin-binding SDF ubiquitin ligase complex subunit MET30 (ancestral locus Anc_7.231), producing MDSETSKKRGIEDDQGLEQRKVAKGSAGLPVFNLQRFCYRHNPDVQSSIASTACYKQDAKRLKSVNDKISQLPKHEREEVHHVVSTFSKSNNKLRKLMLEGLLNACCFPQLSCVASLVQNMIRIDFISILPQEISLRILCYLDCQSLCSAAKVCRRWKIMADDDRVWHRMCEQHIDRKCPNCGWGLPRLHMKRARNPPTLPRCTELITGNPLPQCAAKRGTTPWKVIYRDRFKVECNWRKGQCAIQEFKGHMDGVLTLQFSSRLLFTGSYDSTVAIWDLCSGRLIRRLSGHGDGVKALYFDEQKVITGSLDKAIRVWNYITGECISTYRGHTDSVLSVDSYKKIIVSGSADKTVKVWHVESRTCYSLRGHTEWVNCVKLHPSSFLCFSCSDDTTIRMWDIRTNSCRRVFRGHVGQVQKVIPLTIIDIENLVVDDKPTADPAPADDPNDPRQLLNEDLPYPTHILSCSLDNTIKLWDVKTGKCVRTQFGHVEGVWDIAADNFRIVSGSHDGTVKLWDLQSGKCIHTFQGKSLQEPHEHRTENAPHKVSPIACVGIGDSEFFTGDEMGYVKRYRFDTT from the coding sequence ATGGACAGTGAGACGAGTAAGAAAAGGGGAATAGAAGATGATCAGGGATTAGAACAGAGGAAGGTTGCCAAGGGTTCAGCTGGGTTGCCCGTGTTCAATCTGCAGCGGTTCTGTTATAGACACAACCCGGATGTGCAGTCGTCGATCGCCAGCACGGCATGCTACAAGCAGGATGCGAAGCGGCTGAAAAGCGTGAACGATAAGATCTCGCAACTGCCGAAACATGAGCGGGAGGAGGTGCACCACGTTGTGTCGACGTTCAGCAAGAGCAACAACAAGCTGCGGAAACTGATGTTGGAGGGACTGTTGAATGCGTGCTGTTTCCCGCAGCTTTCGTGCGTGGCGTCGCTGGTGCAGAATATGATCAGGATCGACTTCATCAGCATTCTGCCGCAGGAGATATCGCTGCGGATTCTGTGCTATCTGGACTGCCAGTCGCTTTGCAGCGCGGCCAAAGTGTGCCGGCGGTGGAAAATCATGGCGGATGACGACCGCGTGTGGCACCGCATGTGCGAGCAGCACATCGACCGCAAGTGTCCCAACTGCGGGTGGGGGCTGCCGCGGTTGCACATGAAGCGTGCCAGGAACCCGCCGACGCTGCCGCGCTGTACAGAGCTCATCACGGGCAACCCGCTCCCGCAGTGCGCGGCCAAGCGCGGCACCACGCCCTGGAAGGTGATCTACCGCGACAGGTTCAAGGTCGAATGCAACTGGCGCAAGGGCCAGTGTGCGATCCAGGAGTTCAAGGGCCACATGGACGGCGTGCTCACGCTGCAGTTCAGCTCGCGACTGCTGTTCACCGGCTCGTACGACTCGACGGTCGCCATCTGGGACCTGTGCAGCGGTCGGCTCATAAGACGGCTGTCGGGCCACGGCGACGGCGTCAAGGCGCTCTACTTCGACGAGCAGAAGGTCATCACCGGCTCGCTCGACAAGGCGATCAGGGTCTGGAACTACATCACGGGCGAATGCATCTCCACCTACAGAGGCCACACGGACAGCGTCCTGAGCGTCGACTCCTACAAGAAGATCATTGTGAGCGGCAGCGCAGACAAGACCGTCAAGGTGTGGCACGTGGAGTCGCGCACCTGCTACTCGCTCCGAGGACACACAGAGTGGGTCAACTGCGTCAAGCTGCACCCGAGCAGCTTCCTGTGTTTCAGCTGCAGCGACGACACCACCATCCGCATGTGGGACATACGAACAAACAGCTGTCGGCGCGTCTTCCGAGGCCACGTCGGCCAGGTGCAGAAAGTGATCCCGCTGACCATCATCGACATCGAGAACCTGGTCGTCGACGACAAGCCGACCGCCGATCCCGCTCCCGCCGACGACCCGAACGACCCGCGCCAGCTGCTAAACGAGGACCTCCCTTACCCTACCCACATCCTCTCGTGTTCCCTGGACAACACCATCAAGCTATGGGACGTCAAGACGGGCAAATGCGTCCGCACCCAATTCGGCCACGTCGAGGGCGTCTGGGACATCGCCGCGGACAACTTCCGCATTGTGAGTGGCTCGCACGACGGCACGGTCAAGCTTTGGGATCTACAAAGCGGCAAGTGCATTCACACGTTCCAAGGCAAGAGTCTACAGGAGCCACACGAGCACCGCACCGAAAACGCTCCCCACAAAGTCTCTCCGATAGCCTGCGTCGGCATCGGAGATTCGGAATTCTTCACGGGCGACGAGATGGGGTATGTAAAGAGATACAGGTTCGACACCACCTAG
- a CDS encoding uncharacterized protein (ancestral locus Anc_7.229), translating into MCQCRCVLAVRCCAASDKKPQTIIPMQDLQVFLSVFTCLFVFYISAHKSVMNRYKTDVPCLQ; encoded by the coding sequence ATGTGCCAGTGTCGATGTGTCCTGGCGGTTAGATGCTGTGCCGCCAGCGACAAGAAACCACAAACTATCATACCAATGCAAGATCTACAAGTTTTTCTCAGCGTCTTTACCTGTCTATTTGTCTTCTACATCTCGGCGCACAAGAGCGTGATGAATAGATACAAGACCGACGTTCCTTGTTTGCAATGA
- the HIS1 gene encoding ATP phosphoribosyltransferase (ancestral locus Anc_7.232), with amino-acid sequence MDLVNHLNDRLLFAIPKKGRLYDKCVSILKGSDIKFHRSQRLDIALSTNLPVALIFLPAADIPMFVGEGKCDLGITGVDQVREADMDVELPIDLQFGNCKLQVQVPANGGYTDPRQLIGKTIVSSFTNLTTKYFAELEGTTEDKIATKIRYVGGSVEASCALGIADAIVDLVESGETMRAAGLTDIATVLETSAYLIESKHPKSDPELIATIKSRIEGVMTAQQYVCCNYNAQTKDLDKLLPITPGRRAPTISHIDDEGWVAVSSMIERSKKGAIMDELKKKGAADIMVFEISNCRV; translated from the coding sequence ATGGACTTGGTTAACCATTTGAACGACAGATTGCTGTTTGCAATCCCGAAGAAAGGACGTCTTTACGACAAATGTGTCTCGATCTTGAAGGGCTCTGACATCAAATTCCACCGGTCACAGAGACTCGACATCGCTCTTTCGACAAATTTGCCCGTCGCATTGATCTTTCTGCCTGCGGCAGACATCCCAATGTTCGTGGGCGAAGGTAAGTGCGACCTGGGCATCACCGGCGTGGATCAGGTGCGCGAGGCAGACATGGACGTCGAGCTGCCTATCGATCTGCAGTTCGGCAACTGCAAACTGCAGGTGCAGGTTCCTGCAAACGGCGGATACACGGACCCCAGGCAATTGATCGGCAAGACGATCGTGTCGAGCTTCACCAACCTGACCACAAAGTATTTCGCGGAGCTCGAGGGCACCACGGAGGACAAGATCGCGACCAAGATCAGATACGTAGGAGGGTCCGTGGAGGCGTCGTGCGCCCTGGGCATCGCAGATGCGATTGTCGATCTTGTCGAGAGCGGCGAGACCATGCGCGCCGCGGGCCTGACCGACATCGCCACGGTCTTGGAGACCAGCGCCTACTTGATAGAATCCAAGCATCCAAAGAGCGACCCAGAGTTGATCGCCACGATCAAGTCGAGAATCGAGGGTGTCATGACCGCCCAACAATACGTCTGTTGTAACTACAACGCCCAGACCAAGGACCTGGACAAACTGCTCCCCATCACGCCGGGCCGCAGGGCCCCCACCATCTCCCACATCGACGACGAGGGCTGGGTTGCCGTCTCGTCGATGATCGAGAGGTCCAAGAAAGGTGCCATCATGGAtgagctcaagaagaagggtGCTGCAGATATCATGGTCTTTGAGATCTCCAACTGCCGGGTATAA